In a single window of the Raphanus sativus cultivar WK10039 chromosome 9, ASM80110v3, whole genome shotgun sequence genome:
- the LOC108824063 gene encoding probable inactive poly [ADP-ribose] polymerase SRO3, translating into MMMAAEQVEIVDNGEIIDSLSHHTSGEYSSSTILLREDNAEHDVVKNCFLSGMGTLHAADTTIVSVRKTSTQRITTKAKLAASIVFAEAMKRKNGGDANVRYGWYSGGSKEEIERIVSYGFSSREIEKFEKDDRSHGVGIHFLHHTCSLAAAVLGEADEEGIQHLLLCRLILGKPERIISGSKQSHPSSVQYDCGVDSLENPRKYVVWSCNMNSYILPSHVVSFKSPRLRGLSRGVGGLGRARSPCVSFPVLMSVLSKSLDHPRMNVLMTSYDDFRKGKVRREQLVRKIREVIGDELLLDIIKNHRNSD; encoded by the exons ATGATGATGGCGGCGGAGCAAGTGGAGATCGTGGACAACGGAGAGATCATCGATTCACTCTCCCACCACACCTCCGGAGAGTACTCCTCCTCAACGATTCTTCTCCGCGAAGACAACGCAGAACACGACGTCGTCAAGAACTGTTTCCTCTCCGGAATGGGCACTCTCCACGCGGCAGACACCACCATCGTCTCCGTGCGTAAAACCTCCACGCAGAGAATCACGACCAAGGCGAAGCTCGCAGCCTCCATCGTCTTCGCGGAGGCTATGAAGAGGAAGAACGGCGGAGACGCCAACGTGAGGTACGGATGGTACTCAGGTGGTTCCAAGGAAGAGATCGAACGCATCGTCTCGTACGGGTTCAGCAGCCGCGAGATCGAGAAGTTCGAGAAGGACGATCGTTCTCACGGCGTCGGGATCCATTTTCTTCATCACACGTGCTCTCTCGCTGC GGCTGTACTTGGTGAAGCTGACGAGGAAGGGATACAACATCTTCTCTTGTGCCGTTTGATACTTGGCAAACCTGAGAGAATCATCTCTGGATCTAAGCAATCGCACCCAAGCTCGGTTCAGTATGATTGTGGTGTGGATAGTCTCGAGAATCCGAGGAAGTATGTGGTATGGAGCTGTAACATGAACTCTTACATCCTCCCGAGTCACGTCGTGAGTTTCAAGTCTCCTCGGCTTAGAG GTCTTAGTAGAGGTGTTGGTGGTTTGGGAAGGGCGAGGTCACCATGTGTTAGCTTCCCTGTACTCATGTCCGTACTTTCAAAGTCGCTCGACCATCCAAGAATGAATGTGCTCATGACAAGTTATGATGATTTTCGg aAAGGGAAGGTGAGGAGAGAGCAGCTCGTTAGGAAGATCAGGGAAGTGATTGGGGACGAACTTCTTTTGGATATAATCAAGAATCATAGAAATTCAGACTAG